The sequence AACCATGGATAAGGCAAAGTCCTTAGCTGATATTGTTCCACTTTTCTTAAAATCATAATGTGCAAATTCCAATTTTAGAATCTGTAAAAATGGAACAACTACCTTTTAGTTTTGATTCCTTTAATAGATGATCTATgttgtaataaaaatgaaaaaagcaTAGTTACCTCATCATGTAAGTCCCTTAAAAATTGGACAAAAGTTCCATGTTGAAGACAAGTATTTCCATCTTTGCCAAAGAAGTATTCTAAGAGGCCACCATTTTCGACAGGCCCAACAACTCTAAGCCCAACACGTTGTCCATCTCTGTGGCTTGCTCCTTGTCTGTTTTGTGTTCTCATCAAGCTCATTACCCTTTTGAATTCCTCCCTATCTATCTCTCTGTCAAACACATCTTATCAAAATCAACCACAAAACTTGTTCTTAATCAACACAACTATTAACGTGTTGTTTTTCTGAGTAATTCGGACAGAATTATAGTAGAATTTCTCGTTAAACGAAAATTTCTAAACCATTCAAATAGTGACATATCATCACCACTACTCCGAGTGGTTTAGGATAAGTGGATCCCCCGAACCCACtagaatttcattttattttcatgattgaatttATTGTTCCTACTTACCCATTATTATTGAGGTCAAACATTTTAAATGCCACTGAAAAGCTTGATTCGGGAATACTAAGAATGGTAACAAAAAAGATGTACCTGTAACCAAATTAACAATATTAATATGTGTATATGTTAAAGAATAATGTGTAAATTTAGCGGTATGGTTATTTGAGGAAAGCAGATTTAATGCTtacattaaaataatatatacaatCTTTAACTTTAAAGTTTATTTAAGAGTGCAATTTCAAACATCAATAAtgaagaataatttttttttcacatgcAATTCCATGCTCTGTCTCTCTACAATCTTTACCGTTTTGATTTGAAATTACAtgtttttattagtaaaacaaTCTCATCTTTTCTTGATGAGATTTGAAATTACACTGCGAATAAACGTTAGGCTTAAAATTACGTTAAATCTGTTTTCGCCTATAATGATAGAACTAAATTTATATCGGAGAAAGTGAGACTCACTCAGGAAAAGATATAAGACCATCGTTGTTAGTATCAAAAAGCATAAAAAATGGAGAAGGTTCACAATGTAAATTGCGAGGAATTGGCTCTCCTCTCAAATAACCTTCTCTAACACGATCTGATTCTGAGGATGGAAATACTGGAACTACTGCTCTCATCAAATCTGCCGGTGTCATCAGAACTTCCCCTTCCGGAGTTCTTAGAGATGCAAAATACTCGAATACTTTTTCCGGTGGACTTTGCATCCTTATCCGTTTTTCATAATTAAAGAATATCCTTCGCCTGAATGAATCTGAAATATTACAATCACTAACATTTCAACCAACAGAAGAacaaacattaaaattaaaataaaaaagagggTATACCATTGAAGAGGAACTTCTTCTGCTTAGCAGGAAGAAGAccaccatcatcatcatcattagaGTCCCATGAAATATCATTATTAGGGGCACTTTCTGCGAAACATGCAAAAGAATTATTCTGATCAAACAAAGATGAGTTATAATACAAACAGGAAGCAACCAAAACAGCCCCTGAAGATGATCTTAAAAACTTCAGCAACGGATCTccacttttcttcttctttttgttattattCTGTTCATCGCCATTTGTGTACGGAGTATTGTCAAACAATTGTGAGATGAGAGAGCCTTTTGATTGATTCAAATAAGAACGATGGTTTAATAATACGGAGGTGGGTGAGGATTTTCTGAGGGATAGCGATGCACGAGTAAACATTAGTACAATAAGATGGGTGGTTACAGACCAGAAAGAAGAATTGGATTACAGGATTATTATAACATTTTCTTGTATTTATTCACCTGAAAATATGGGAGTTGTTTCAGGTTTTAGTTGAAATATGGTAAATCAATTAACGAATTTTTCATAAGTTTGTTACACTATTTCAGTTATTTCTCTTCACTTGTTAACCATATATTCATGGCCACATATTTCTAAACTATCAATAGCTCCTACTtctctcttaaaaaaaaaaataaataataaaaaaaaagctcCTACCTActttacttattattattattaataaggAGTAGAAAAATAAATCTTAGTAGTTTCGGTTACTTCTCAAACACAGTCTCGTATTTCAAAACATCACAACAAATAGATACTTTATGTTTACATTCATTAGCAAATACAATATCAATTGAAGGTCTTATGGTTGTGCCCAGTATCAACAACAAGCAGTGCACGGTTATTTGTGTAGTTGGATCCTCCAACATGTAGGAGAGGAATAAAGATAAGGATGAAGGCATATGAGGATGACATTTTAGAAACGTGTGCAAGCGTGGTGGAGATGAATGTTGAAGTCAATAAAAGAGAAATAGATAGTTAATGTTGGAGATACTAAAAGAGAAATAAATTTAATGTACGTAACGTAGATTAGACGAACATGAAATTACTCAAAAGAAAACGTCTTTTTACATATAATAAAAGAGAAATAGATAGTTAGTCTTCTTACATATAATAAAAACATCAGAAATACGAAAGTGAATAGTCAATAAACAATTATTAATCCATTTCGTATTAATTGGTTTTGTTTATCATAAATAATACTTCATCTGTTACACAATAAatgtcttttaaggttaatgcacactaattaagaaatgcaattatttttaagtaaaagactttgttacccttgtattaattgcatccaCTAGTAATTTTATTTATTCCCAATGTAAAAAGTCAACTtaaataggggtatatttggtaaaagtaatTTAATGTGCATAGATTGAAGCAAAATGTCATATATTGTGGAAGAAAAAAatttctctagaaagacatgtattgtggaacGGATAATCATTTATTATAGAGCGAAAAATATTGCGACTTGATAACTTATTGATAACTTGCTATAATAAGCTAAGTGCACATTTTTCTATAGTATCCATGAACACGGGCAGATACATGAGGATCCCCGAGGCTTTCCATCTGCCAGAATCACCATAACCACGAATAGTTTCGGTCTCCATGTCTCCATAAAATTTGAGGCTGTGGTCCGATCCTTTGTCTTCAAGAATTTAGATCGGATGATGAATTAACATCCAAAATTGGCTCAGGCCATGTTAGGcaatctctaaatccaaaattccaatttttttggcaatttacatcatacttaaatccaaatttctttttttttttttttgcctattagGCCTTCCTAAATctgattttttctattagacacatgtttttacatgttaagaattttaaacacaatgtagcttaattttgagaagttttatattagtacttaaaaattggtttgaccactcagattataacacatatatatacaaaaaaatgaTCAAGTTCGATTTaaacaaaatttttttttttacacacaACGTGTAAAATCGGTCTTCCAA comes from Euphorbia lathyris chromosome 8, ddEupLath1.1, whole genome shotgun sequence and encodes:
- the LOC136203169 gene encoding calcium uptake protein, mitochondrial-like, whose amino-acid sequence is MFTRASLSLRKSSPTSVLLNHRSYLNQSKGSLISQLFDNTPYTNGDEQNNNKKKKKSGDPLLKFLRSSSGAVLVASCLYYNSSLFDQNNSFACFAESAPNNDISWDSNDDDDGGLLPAKQKKFLFNDSFRRRIFFNYEKRIRMQSPPEKVFEYFASLRTPEGEVLMTPADLMRAVVPVFPSSESDRVREGYLRGEPIPRNLHCEPSPFFMLFDTNNDGLISFPEYIFFVTILSIPESSFSVAFKMFDLNNNGEIDREEFKRVMSLMRTQNRQGASHRDGQRVGLRVVGPVENGGLLEYFFGKDGNTCLQHGTFVQFLRDLHDEILKLEFAHYDFKKSGTISAKDFALSMVASADISHITKLLDRVDEIDTMPRLRNLRITFDEFKDFAELRRQLQSLSMAIFSYGKVNGTLTKSDFQRAASQVCGISITNNLVDVIFHVFDANRDGSLSSDEFISVLQRREKESCQSRKPGLKGFMSCCATCAKKYSSAKVL